One segment of Hylaeus volcanicus isolate JK05 unplaced genomic scaffold, UHH_iyHylVolc1.0_haploid 11117, whole genome shotgun sequence DNA contains the following:
- the LOC128882357 gene encoding ras-specific guanine nucleotide-releasing factor 1-like, translating into MISEKAQYDHSMTGYLHKRTADSAKWQLRWFVLYQNLLFYYENEHCSRPNGVIMLEGCYCDRLITAKGKEPDKQVGAFSFRVASGPCAR; encoded by the exons ATGATCTCGGAGAAAGCGCAGTACGACCATTCCATGACAGGATATTTGCATAAGCGGACCGCCGACTCAGCTAAGTGGCAATTACGATGGTTCGTTTTGTATCAG AATTTGCTGTTCTATTACGAGAACGAGCACTGTTCGAGGCCCAACGGCGTCATTATGTTGGAGGGATGCTACTGCGATCGTCTCATCACCGCCAAAGGCAAAGAGCCTGACAAACAGGTAGGTGCTTTCAGTTTTCGTGTTGCGTCGGGTCCCTGTGCGCGGTAG